One window of Aspergillus oryzae RIB40 DNA, chromosome 3 genomic DNA carries:
- a CDS encoding uncharacterized protein (predicted protein), which produces MVKVEDPSILEESAKDEYKDPLPQKIGPDGRTIYLSRNNYGPTLKTTGIITITDFDLFVNGDRPNNGCIQAEIYRAPEVNLDAWFTYSADIWSLGVMLWDLLEGKKLFKDVDPLHDQEYNEPNHLAYITSLLGPPPEDILARGRRAGLFYTADGTLRIEARVPATFKFENLIRNIHGDDKRMFIEFVSKMIKWRPEERSTAKELLEDPWLYADFDDD; this is translated from the exons ATGGTCAAAGTCGAAGACCCATCGATCCTTGAGGAATCTGCGAAAGATGAATATAAAGACCCCCTACCTCAGAAGATTGGCCCTGATGGTCGCACCATCTACCTTTCACGGAATAATTATGGACCCACTTTAAAGACTACTGGGATCATCACCATTACCgattttgatctttttgttAATGGAGATAGACCTAACAACGGCTGCATCCAAGCAGAAATATATCGGGCACCAGAAGTCAATTTGGATGCTTGGTTTACTTACAGCGCCGATATATGGAGTTTAGGGGTGATG CTGTGGGACCTGCTGGAAGGTAAAAAGCTTTTCAAGGATGTCGATCCTCTCCATGACCAAGAATACAATGAGCCGAACCACCTTGCATATATAACTTCATTATTAGGACCTCCACCGGAAGATATCTTGGCtagaggaaggagagcaGGACTATTCTATACAGCAGATG GGACTCTGAGAATTGAAGCTCGTGTGCCGGCAACATTCAAGTTTGAGAATCTAATCAGGAATATACATGGTGATGACAAAAGGATGTTCATTGAATTTGTGAGCAAAATGATTAAATGGCGCCCAGAGGAACGCAGCACCGCCAAAGAATTGCTGGAGGATCCTTGGCTTTATGCGGATTTTGACGATGACTGA
- a CDS encoding glycoside hydrolase family 28 protein (predicted protein) → MQLLQSSVIAATVGAALVAAVPVELKARDSCTFTSAADAKSGKTSCSTITLSNIEVPAGETLDLTGLNDGTTVIFSGETTFGYKEWEGPLISVSGTNIKVQQASGAKIDGDGSRWWDGKGGNGGKTKPKFFYAHKLDSSSITGLQIYNTPVQGFSIQSDNLNITDVTIDNSAGTAEGHNTDAFDVGSSTYINIDGATVYNQDDCLAINSGSHITFTNGYCDGGHGLSIGSVGGRSDNTVEDVTISNSKVVNSQNGVRIKTVYDATGTVSNVKFEDITLSGITKYGLIVEQDYENGSPTGTPTNGIKVSDITFDKVTGTVESDATDIYILCGSGSCTDWTWSGVSITGGKTSSKCENVSTGASC, encoded by the exons atgcagcttcttcaatcttcCGTCATTGCCGCTACTGTCGGCGCTGCGCTGGTCGCCGCAGTCCCAGTAGAACTCAAAGCCCGCGACTCCTGTACTTTCACCTCGGCTGCCGACGCTAAGTCGGGCAAGACCTCTTGCTCAACCATCACTCTGAGCAACATCGAGGTTCCCGCTGGTGAAACCCTTGATCTGACCGGTCTCAACGATGGCACCACT GTCATCTTCTCGGGTGAGACCACTTTCGGCTACAAGGAGTGGGAGGGTCCTCTCATCTCCGTGTCCGGAACCAACATCAAAGTCCAACAGGCATCCGGTGCCAAGATTGACGGAGACGGATCCCGCTGGTGGGATGGCAAGGGTGGCAATGGTGGAAAGACAAAGCCCAAGTTCTTCTACGCCCACAAGCTGGACTCCTCTTCCATCACCGGCCTCCAGATCTACAACACCCCCGTCCAGGGCTTCAGCATCCAGTCGGACAACCTGAACATCACTGATGTTACCATCGATAACTCCGCTGGTACCGCAGAGGGCCACAACACCGACGCCTTCGATGTCGGCTCTAGCACCTACATCAACATTGACGGTGCCACCGTGTACAACCAGGATGACTGTCTCGCCATCAACTCTGGATCG CACATCACTTTCACCAACGGCTACTGTGACGGTGGCCATGGTCTCTCCATCGGTTCGGTCGGTGGTCGTAGCGACAACACCGTCGAAGACGTGAccatctccaactccaagGTTGTCAACTCCCAGAATGGTGTCCGTATCAAGACCGTCTACGATGCCACCGGTACCGTCTCCAACGTCAAGTTCGAGGATATCACTCTTTCCGGTATTACCAAGTACGGACTCATCGTTGAGCAGGATTACGAGAACGGCAGCCCCACTGGTACCCCTACCAACGGTATCAAGGTCTCTGATATCACCTTCGACAAGGTTACCGGTACCGTTGAGAGCGACGCTACTGACATCTACATTCTCTGTGGATCTGGCAGCTGCACTGACTGGACCTGGTCCGGTGTTTCCATCACTGGTGGTAAGACTAGCTCCAAGTGCGAGAACGTTTCTACTGGTGCTTCTTGTTAA
- a CDS encoding uncharacterized protein (predicted protein) — protein sequence MVASAQSSPAPNIWLVVYTTTVVDLVHYSQELPTTFAFLISRLIIVRMRTRWIFTVALLVAPLALGSIPATKLIIDTDLFSDVDDAAALLVPCDHPMATPIGVMINYPSSYSALAASSILGYYGYSDVPVALKQPFSNDTFLDTWSYQLGEYASKVAYNWRHTASMPWGDVSSAWDPVELYRKLLSEAGDHSVTIASIGFLDNLSELLSSPGDTYSSLSGHGLVKAKVKELVIMGGAYPCGYEYNFYGSNASATAHVVNTWPGPMTFSGGELGATVYSGARLTVEGPVSDPVNAAYRWYTGYNISRSSWDPLTVLYAIDGLSNINEWLPDSPLYPQKYLKLRMSEEEAGELLDNIYLDTATRAAR from the exons ATGGTAGCCT CCGCACAGAGTTCCCCGGCCCCGAATATCTGGCTCGTCGTGTATACTACTACGGTAGTCGATCTAGTCCACTATAGTCAGGAACTGCCCACCACCTTTGCGTTTCTCATCTCTCGActcatcatcgtcagaaTGAGGACACGCTGGATATTCACGGTCGCATTACTCGTAGCCCCTTTGGCGCTTGGATCGATACCAGCGACGAAGCTAATTATCGACACGGATCTGTTTAGTGATGTTGA CGACGCAGCCGCTCTTTTGGTGCCGTGTGACCATCCAATGGCCACGCCAATAGGCGTCATGATCAATTATCCGTCCAGTTATAGTGCCTTGGCGGCCTCCAGTATTCTCGGGTACTATGGCTACTCTGACGTTCCAGTTGCCCTCAAACAACCGTTTTCCAATGATACTTTCCTCGACACCTGGTCATACCAACTTGGGGAATATGCAAGCAAAGTCGCATACAACTGGCGACATACTGCATCGATGCCATGGGGAGACGTAAGTAGTGCGTGGGATCCCGTCGAGCTGTATCGCAAGCTCTTATCTGAAGCGGGTGATCACAGTGTGACAATTGCCAGTATCGGGTTCCTCGACAAC CTCTCTGAGCTTCTTTCATCCCCCGGGGATACATACTCTTCGCTCTCAGGGCATGGCCTGGTGAAGGCGAAAGTGAAAGAACTCGTCATCATGGGCGGAGCATACCCGTGCGGATATGAGTACAATTTCTACGGCAGCAATGCTTCTGCAACTGCTCATGTAGTAAACACTTGGCCGGGGCCCATGACATTCTCTGGTGGTGAACTTGGGGCGACCGTCTACTCGGGGGCGCGGTTGACCGTAGAGGGCCCTGTCAGTGATCCAGTCAACGCAGCTTACCGGTGGTACAC CGGATACAACATATCTCGGAGCTCATGGGATCCCCTTACCGTGTTATATGCCATCGACGGATTAAGTAACAT AAATGAATGGTTGCCAGACAGCCCTTTGTATCCACAGAAATACCTGAAGCTGCGAAtgtctgaagaagaagctggtgAACTTTTGGATAATATTTACCTTGATACGGCGACAAGAGCTGCAAGGTGA
- a CDS encoding cysteine--tRNA ligase (Cysteinyl-tRNA synthetase), with amino-acid sequence MAELKASIAGTAGKSPPATIRGDSTSLTPGSHRNQNCHSYRCGLTPFIALDPKGRKVTWYACGPTVYDDAHLGHARNYASTDIIRRILKDYFKFDVEFVMNITDVDDKLRGSTVPGDAYEIFTKLTKKYEEHFMRDMRDLNVLDPDEITRVTEYGQEIADFVEKIVTNDFGYVTLDGSVYFDIKSFEKAGHPYARDGEGTLSHAVEKRSPDDFAIWKASRPGEPSWKSQWGQGRPGWHIECSAMASSRLGSQNDIHSGGIDLAFPHHDNELAQSEAYWSEKKQQWVNYFLHMGHLSIQGSKMSKSLKNFATSCGIGWEGTDIPEPAKQFLYPLSAMRDALREATKSQGEVTHQQLKAITAETIVDERLVSQASRPYFQVFRDFHARISPSNSEDTPTSSKELLSLCDRLRDVELFDLGIYLEDRENKPALVRPVTRDLLQSREEHARKMLLKQQEKEKQEKLAKERLEKGRLSHLDMFRTSEFSAWDEDGMPTKDAVGEPINKSRSKKLRKGWERQKKAHEAWVASQRTDS; translated from the exons ATGGCTGAGCTCAAGGCATCAATAGCTGGAACCGCGGGAAAGTCACCGCCCGCAACAATTCGCGGGGATTCAACGTCACTGACTCCGGGGAGCCACAGGAACCAAAACTGTCATTCTTATCGGTGTGGCTTA ACTCCCTTTATTGCCCTGGACCCAAAGGGCCGCAAAGTAACATGGTATGCATGTGGCCCTACTGTCTACGATGATGCACATCTTGGCCACGCAAGAAATTACGCCAGTACGGATATCATTCGTCGCATTTTGAAAGACTACTTCAAATTTGATGTAGAGTTTGTCATGAACATTACCGACGTGGATGATAAG CTCAGAGGTTCAACTGTGCCAGGGGATGCGTATGAAATTTTCACAAAACTCACGAAGAAGTATGAAGAACATTTTATGCGCGATATGAGAGACCTCAATGTGCTTGATCCAGACGAAATAACAAGGGTCACCGAATACGGCCAGGAGATTGCAGATTTTGTGGAGAAAATTGTGACAAATGATTTTGGCTATGTGACGCTGGATGGCTCTGTTTACTTCGATATCAAGTCTTTCGAGAAGGCCGGGCATCCATATGCACG AGACGGCGAGGGGACGTTATCTCATGCTGTCGAGAAAAGGTCCCCTGACGACTTTGCCATTTGGAAAGCATCACGTCCAGGTGAACCTAGTTGGAAGAGCCAATGGGGACAAGGCCGACCGGGTTGGCATATTGAATGTTCTGCAATGGCCTCCAGCCGACTAGGGAGCCAAAATGATATCCACTCTGGTGGAATCGATCTTGCATTTCCCCACCATGATAATGAACTTGCCCAAAGTGAGGCATATTGGTcagagaagaagcagcaatGGGTGAATTACTTTCTACACATGGGACATTTGTCAATACAAGGGTCAAAAATGTCAAAGTCACTGAAGAACTTTGCCACT AGCTGTGGAATTGGCTGGGAAGGAACTGACATCCCCGAACCGGCAAAACAATTTCTTTATCCACTCTCAGCGATGCGTGACGCCTTGCGTGAAGCCACGAAATCACAAGGCGAAGTAACGCATCAGCAACTCAAAGCTATCACCGCGGAGACAATTGTAGATGAGCGCCTAGTATCTCAGGCGTCCAGGCCATACTTCCAAGTTTTCAGAGATTTCCACGCCCGGATATCTCCAAGTAACTCGGAAGACACACCAACGTCATCCAAGGAATTGCTTTCCTTGTGCGATCGATTACGAGATGTTGAGCTCTTTGACCTTGGTATTTATCTTGAAGATCGCGAGAATAAACCTGCATTAGTCAGGCCTGTGACTAGGGATTTATTGCAGTCTCGCGAAGAACATGCGCGCAAAATGCTACTCAAgcagcaggagaaggaaaaacaagaaaagcttgCCAAAGAACGATTGGAAAAGGGAAGGCTCAGCCACCTGGACATGTTCCGAACCAGTGAATTTAGCGCttgggatgaagatgggatGCCGACGAAAGACGCAGTTGGTGAACCTATAAACAAAAGTAGAAGCAAAAAGTTAAGAAAAGGTTGGGAGCGGCAGAAAAAAGCCCACGAGGCTTGGGTCGCAAGCCAACGCACAGACTCTTAA
- a CDS encoding PX and BAR domain-containing protein (membrane coat complex Retromer, subunit VPS5/SNX1, Sorting nexins, and related PX domain-containing proteins), whose protein sequence is MWNDEDNNPYGAFDPEARLSESLHSANLSPTLYEREYTPPSPSSKASTQDPTDDYLSHPQDFSDEENEGYDSQPASHGYYRKSTYDSRIEQILYENPEMPILITDAGKNHEGGGSFIVYTIRTGDLEVRRRYSEFASLRQTLVNLHPTLIIPPIPEKHTMADYAAKPTKAKEDTAIIELRKRMLAVFLNRCRRMKEVREDGVWWRFLDPNVSWSEVLHSHPASSVPKNNLKAPPLDPANPTAAHAWLPLPSSSAKLKGTSGPTASAAPPPVDTPSPDVLGRFPPESRKLSEQELDPYFINFEASTRELELLLQGNIEKVNRRTVSHLSSLSADLMELGARYNGFSLSEQSPTVAAAIERIGQAADTSYIETEELSNALSASFAEPMRESAQFASVVRSVLRYRVLKRVQEEMTRDELAKKKTLLDSLERSELEAKRIEQYLNRTSAQGSGTRSQRSLSTSSATSGPGSHGADVRPSGQEDTTSIDSDFPPTHGESIGSQASLPAASPSRRPETSSSPAHRKSASGTFMTNKLFGRISHAVHGFVDVDPERTRRDQIGKTKESLLQLEQALEVSEKDVKDASTGVLQDLKRFQKDKEADLRRYMVAYARCHLDWARKNLETWTEAKDEVDKIVVR, encoded by the exons ATGTGGAACGACGAGGATAACAATCCATACGGCGCATTTGATCCCGAAGCCCGTCTCTCCGAATCCTTACATTCGGCGAACCTTTCTCCAA CTCTCTACGAACGCGAATACactcctccctccccctccagCAAGGCGTCAACCCAGGATCCGACCGACGATTACCTTTCACATCCGCAGGATTTTAGCGATgaggaaaatgaaggatATGACAGCCAGCCCGCCAGCCATGGCTACTACCGGAAGAGCACCTACGATAGCCGCATAGAACAAATACTTTATGAGAACCCGGAGATGCCGATCCTCATCACCGATGCCGGGAAGAACCATGAGGGTGGTGGAAGCTTTATCGTGTACACCATACGAACTGGA GATCTGGAAGTCCGGCGACGGTACTCTGAGTTCGCCTCTCTGCGACAGACTCTCGTCAACCTCCATCCCACACTCATCATTCCGCCCATCCCGGAGAAACATACAATGGCAGATTATGCCGCTAAGCCTACCAAGGCTAAGGAGGATACCGCAATAATTGAGCTCCGAAAGCGAATGCTGGCTGTCTTCTTGAACCGCTGTCGCCGAATGAAGGAAGTCCGTGAGGACGGCGTTTGGTGGAGATTCCTAGATCCTAATGTTAGCTGG AGTGAGGTTCTTCATTCTCACCCCGCATCTTCGGTACCCAAGAACAACTTGAAAGCACCTCCCCTAGACCCTGCCAACCCTACGGCCGCACACGCTTGGCTACCGctaccatcttcttccgcgAAGCTCAAGGGTACTTCTGGTCCTACAGCTTCGGCTGCGCCTCCCCCAGTGGACACGCCAAGTCCCGATGTTCTAGGGCGCTTCCCTCCGGAATCCCGCAAATTGAGCGAGCAAGAGTTGGACCCGTATTTCATCAACTTCGAGGCATCTACAAGGGAGCTTGAGCTGCTACTGCAAGGGAATATTGAGAAAGTCAATCGTCGAACAGTGTCACATTTGTCTTCATTGTCAGCTGACCTCATGGAACTTGGAGCACGATACAATGGCTTCTCTCTATCCGAACAATCACCCACAGTAGCCGCAGCGATTGAGCGAATTGGCCAGGCAGCAGACACATCTTACATCGAAACTGAGGAGCTCTCCAACGCATTAAGCGCAAGCTTTGCCGAGCCTATGAGGGAAAGCGCACAGTTCGCTAGCGTTGTTCGTAGTGTTCTACGTTACCGGGTGCTGAAACGGGTGCAGGAAGAAATGACAAGGGATGAGTtagcgaagaaaaagacctTGCTTGATTCTCTGGAACGGAGCGAGTTGGAAGCAAAGCGTATTGAACAGTACCTGAATCGGACGTCAGCTCAAGGATCAGGGACGAGATCGCAACGCTCCTTATCTACATCTTCCGCTACCAGCGGCCCGGGAAGTCATGGAGCAGATGTGCGCCCCAGTGGTCAGGAAGACACTACCTCTATCGATTCAGACTTTCCTCCTACCCACGGCGAGTCGATCGGCTCGCAAGCGTCGTTACCCGCAGCATCTCCATCGAGAAGGCCCGAGacatcctcctctccagcACATCGGAAGTCAGCCAGCGGGACATTCATGACGAACAAGTTGTTTGGGCGTATCAGTCACGCGGTCCACGGGTTCGTTGATGTTGACCCGGAGAGGACGCGACGAGATCAAAttggaaaaacaaaggagagTTTGCTTCAG TTGGAGCAAGCACTGGAGGTTTCGGAAAAGGACGTTAAAGACGCCAGCACGGGGGTCTTGCAGGACTTGAAGCGATTCcagaaggataaggaggCTGATCTGCGACGTTACATG GTCGCATATGCTCGATGCCATTTGGACTGGGCCCGGAAAAACCTGGAGACATGGACCGAGGCGAAGGATGAAGTGGACAAGATCGTCGTCCGCTAG
- a CDS encoding arabinan endo-1,5-alpha-L-arabinosidase (beta-xylosidase), producing the protein MVLVATLFSLFTVSLCRSIPRSSPSSSPYTQATDLKIHDPTVINANGAYYAYGVGEHIVIHQAPGLAGPWKQIGSVLDKDSIIPKGDRAKPWAPTTIEVKGTFYCYYSVSNAGCRDSAIGVATSQSPGPGGWTDHGAIVQSGTGQGSDEHPFNEVNAIDPAVLVTGDKGHLVFGSYWSGIWQVPLNEDFSSVGNTTGLNAHHLAKHPKTERVNSQDQNPDPLCRDSSGRRPVEGAYISYHAPYYYLWLSWGQCCDYDPNNLPPSGEEYSIRVGRSESPHGPFVDKQGKELTQGGGELIYGSNNDVYAPGGQGVITVETGDILYYHYSLYRYSTHSLYTFANLDFNQGCTLFIQ; encoded by the exons ATGGTCCTCGTCGCGACattattctctcttttcacgGTCTCTTTATGCAGGAGCATACCGCGTTCTagtccttcctcttccccctaCACACAAGCTACCGACCTAAAAATCCATGACCCGACTGTCATCAACGCTAATGGCGCCTACTATGCTTATGGTGTGGGAGAACACATCGTTATTCATCAAGCACCTGGCCTAGCCGGACCGTGGAAGCAGATCGGAAGTGTCCTGGACAAGGACAGCATCATCCCCAAAGGCGACCGTGCAAAACCCTGGGCACCAACAACTATCGAAGTTAAGGGTACCTTCTATTGTTATTACTCAGTCAGCAACGCCGGCTGTCGCGACAGCGCTATCGGTGTAGCTACATCACAATCACCAGGTCCAGGCGGATGGACAGATCACGGGGCTATTGTCCAATCGGGCACAGGACAGGGTTCGGACGAGCATCCATTCAATGAAGTAAATGCCATTGACCCTGCAGTTCTGGTCACTGGAGATAAAGGACATTTGGTTTTCGGCAGTTATTGGTCTGGAATATGGCAGGTCCCATTGAATGAGGACTTCAGTTCGGTCGGCAACACCACTGGACTCAATGCGCATCATCTAGCAAAGCATCCGAAGACTGAGCGAGTAAACTCACAAGATCAAAACCCCGATCCTCTCTGCCGGGATTCATCCGGTCGCCGTCCGGTTGAGGGTGCTTATATCTCTTACCACGCACCGTACTACTATCTCTGGCTGAGCTGGGGCCAGTGCTGCGATTATGACCCCAACAACCTTCCACCATCAGGTGAAGA ATATAGTATCCGCGTCGGACGCTCTGAGAGCCCTCACGGTCCGTTCGTAGACAAACAAGGGAAAGAGCTCACCCAGGGCGGAGGAGAACTCATCTATGGCTCAAATAATGACGTCTACGCACCGGGAGGACAAGGAGTGATAACAGTGGAGACTGGAGATATTCTTTATTATCATTACT CCTTGTATAGATATTCGACTCACAGCCTTTATACTTTCGCTAATCTAGATTTTAATCAAGGGTGTACTCTATTTATACAATAA
- a CDS encoding elongation of very long chain fatty acids protein (predicted protein): MSVHFGFPPSSLFMLDQAQTKPTIPTRQLAKLGISPAIYSITLHPEFSLIAIFLYTTVVLFLNGINRRRHGQPWAINHTRWFRHAVIVHDVPLALCSAWMFFRVVRTFRNAWPKRHDAFYTVLVADLFCRGGQILPHQETIQEFVFVGWASYISKFYEVLDTVIILAKGRQASLLQIYHHAGVILVAWASIRFEYPPALMLFSFNAGVHALMDTDQKLQYTYFALVSIHVAVPRSAKAAITSIQIVQFFIELIVCPSYLFVYYDVPADYTRYNDYRKMGDSLDAPASRDAGLNGQSYCNTRTVSCMNKASHTSVTWLEILFILSLTWMFLQFFRSTYLQAGKKEAL, encoded by the exons ATGTCAGTACACTTTGGCTTTCCGCCATCATCACTCTTCATGCTTGATCAGGCTCAAACAAAGCCGACTATTCCAACTCGCCAATTGGCAAAGCTCGGCATATCACCTGCAATTTACAGCATCACCTTGCACCCAGAGTTCTCCCTCATTGCTATTTTTCTGTATACAACTGTTGTCCTATTTCTGAATGGCATAAACAGAAGGAGACACGGACAACCATGGGCGATAAACCATACCAGGTGGTTCCGACATGCGGTTATCGTACATGATGTCCCTCTAGCTCTTTGTTCAGCCTGGATGTTTTTCAGGGTTGTTCGGACATTCAGGAACGCATGGCCCAAAAGACATGATGCATTCTACACAGTTCTGGTGGCAGACCTCTTCTGTCGAGGTGGGCAGATTCTACCTCATCAGGAAACAATTCAGGAGTTCGTTTTTGTGGGCTGGGCATCTTACATATCAAAGTTTTACGAGGTTCTCGATACTGTTATCATTCTTGCAAAAGGAAGACAGGCTTCGCTACTCCAGATTTACCACCATGCAGGTGTAATTCTCGTCGCATGGGCGTCAATCCGATTTGAATACCCGCCTGCATTAATGCTTTTTTCATTTAATGCTGGTGTCCATGCGCTTATG GATACTGACCAAAAGTTGCAGTATACCTATTTCGCATTGGTGTCCATTCATGTGGCAGTGCCTCGATCAGCTAAGGCAGCAATAACCTCTATCCAAATCGTGCAGTTTTTCATTGAGCTTATTGTGTGCCCAAGCTACCTCTTTGTCTATTATGATGTTCCTGCGGACTACACTCGTTACAATGATTACAGGAAAATGGGAGATTCTTTGGACGCACCGGCATCTAGAGATGCTGGACTTAACGGACAGTCCTATTGCAACACACGAACAGTCAGTTGTATGAACAAGGCAAGCCATACCTCTGTGACATGGCTTGAgattcttttcattctttctttgacaTGGATGTTTCTACAGTTTTTTCGGTCTACTTATCTTCAAgctggaaagaaagaggctCTTTAG
- a CDS encoding uncharacterized protein (predicted protein): protein MTTGHRELGPYGRACATCARAKCKCIPRAGGSSCERCHRLNKKCIQPVRQRKLKPLSKRVQLEHKLDGLMTLLASAGQSQPQPQPLSDSVRDMNTNIVTSGTEPPYSDSGLLGTVMSGPGLDQGSEEEACLASFRTEKLPVFPVVHIPDTMSAKDFKQQSPFLWRCIATIQCKHPSRQSELCMSIREVAAKRLLVDCAKNLDLLQGVLMYLTW, encoded by the exons ATGACCACTGGTCATCGCGAGCTTGGTCCTTATGGGCGTGCCTGTGCTACCTGCGCCCGCGCAAAATGTAAATGTATTCCTCGGGCTGGTGGAAGCAGTTGTGAGAG GTGTCACCGCTTGAATAAGAAATGCATCCAGCCAGTCCGGCAGCGAAAGCTTAAACCTCTTTCGAAGAGAGTGCAGCTGGAGCACAAGCTAGACGGGTTGATGACTCTATTGGCATCGGCGGGGCAGTCACagccccagccccagccgCTGTCTGATTCGGTGAGGGACATGAACACAAACATCGTCACTTCTGGGACCGAGCCCCCCTATAGCGATTCAGGATTGCTAGGGACTGTGATGTCAGGGCCAGGTCTAGACCAAGgctcggaagaagaagcttgtcTAGCTTCTTTCCGTACAGAAAAGCTCCCGGTCTTCCCAGTTGTTCATATCCCAGACACTATGTCTGCAAAAGATTTTAAACAACAGTCGCCATTTCTGTGGCGCTGTATTGCTACCATCCAATGCAAACACCCGTCCCGCCAGTCTGAACTTTGCATGAGTATTCGTGAAGTAGCAGCGAAGAGACTGCTTGTGGATTGCGCAAAGAACCTGGACCTTCTACAGGGAGTCTTGATGTATCTTACCTGGTAA